A part of Leptotrichia trevisanii DSM 22070 genomic DNA contains:
- a CDS encoding GrdB-related putative oxidoreductase, whose translation MKIVLFFDQIQSGTGGKEGANVELALEKGGMGSYMMFSEYIKNIGGTVLATTYCSDSYFKGNQELVLEKMIGLLNKVKADILLCGPCFNYYNYAEMSSILAEHVKKKTDCKPVVVCSEENKEIIDKYKNNLVMIKMPKKGGVGLRESLQNMAKVIKKVYDGEDLSEVNDYIYK comes from the coding sequence ATGAAAATAGTTTTATTTTTTGATCAGATTCAATCTGGAACAGGCGGAAAAGAAGGAGCTAATGTAGAACTTGCACTGGAAAAAGGTGGAATGGGTTCATACATGATGTTTTCAGAATATATAAAAAATATAGGTGGAACAGTGCTTGCAACAACATATTGCAGCGATAGTTATTTTAAGGGAAATCAGGAACTTGTACTTGAAAAAATGATAGGACTTCTAAATAAAGTTAAGGCGGATATTCTTTTGTGCGGGCCGTGCTTTAACTATTACAACTATGCAGAAATGTCCTCCATTTTAGCAGAACACGTAAAAAAGAAAACAGACTGTAAACCTGTAGTTGTATGTTCAGAAGAAAATAAGGAAATAATAGATAAATATAAAAATAATCTGGTAATGATAAAAATGCCAAAAAAAGGTGGAGTAGGATTACGTGAATCACTGCAGAATATGGCAAAAGTAATTAAAAAAGTTTATGATGGAGAAGATTTATCTGAAGTAAATGATTACATATATAAATAA